TCTTCAACAAAACTTGGCTTCAGTCGACATTTCGTCTGTACACTATTCAACATTATTAGTAGACCAATACAAAACAAATAGTGAGATTGTGGAACATTTTTTAATGAGACTATAatttctagaaatccacagtgcAAAAAGTGCcggaagttgaagaaacaccaatATTCTGGATGTAAACTATCCCCTGTAAATAACATTTGGACAAAGCACAAGACACTGATTTTTATTActtgttttatataaattattctgTTAGATCAACACAATATCAGCAAGAGTGTGTGATAAGTGATGTTTAGCTtcacatgtacagtacattagAAGAAACTTGTTTCTACAGTGCTGAATACTATCAGTGGTCTTTGACCGGTTACTGCAGGTCCTCTTGTTAACTCAGCGTTTGATTGGTTACTGAGCGGTTTCCCAATGAGCAAAACATTTACTTACAGGCAGCAAAGTAATCAATGCATTGTACTAGACTCAGAATACAGAATGATTCTCAGTAGCCGAGTGCAAATAAGCTCCAACGGGACACTAAATACATGTTTAACCCCAAACCCAAACCCTGTAGACTACATGGACAAATCTAAACATCCAACCAATATGGGCTTTCAAAAGAGCGATTCATTATCAGTCCGTTCCAGGAGATCAGGCAGATATGACGTTATTCAGTGCTTGGAGACTTTAGGAAAGATGTTTGAAAAAGAGGGAGATACAGTATAAAAGAGGGATGATTTATAGGGTTAAAAGACGAGGAACACGGCATGACTGTCCTACAGGATAAAGGGCAGAATTGGCGAGCGGAGTTTGGGATAGTCGCGGAACTCCTTCAGGTAGCTGTGGTGCTTTCCTTTCGCCCAGACGGTCATCTGGATGAAGCCCACCAGGGTGAAGGCGGCCACGGGCAGACACTGGGTCATCAGAGTGAAGCCCAGCCATGAGCCCAActgtgttcacacacacacacacaggagaatATTCAGTTAATAATCCACGATCAGTTATGCATAAatacagtgtattcagaaagtaATCAGACCCCTTCTTTTTTCCCCacattttgtttacattgcagccttatgctaaaatgctttaaattatttgtttcacatcagtctacactctataccccataatgacaaagcaaaaactgaTTTATCACATTGAAATACGTATTCAGTCCCTTCGCCATGACACTTGATatgtagctcaggtgcatcccactTCTCTGGgttatctttgagatgtttctacactttgactggagtccacctgtggcaaattcaactgattggacatgatttggaaagtcaCATCGGTCTATATAAGAtcccacagctgaaaatgcatatcagagcaaaaattcAAGCATGACTGGAACTGTCTGCGGAGCTCAGAGACAGATTTGGGTCACGGCACaggtctggggaaggctacaaaatagTTTCGgcagcattgaaggttcccaagagtacagtggcctccataattcttaaaatggaagaagtttggaacaaccaggactcttcctagagctggccgcccggccaaaccgAGCAATTGTGGGAGAAGGGTCTTGGtgagagaggtgaccaagaacccgatggtcactctgattgagctccagagatcatgtgtggaggtGGGAGAAACatgcagaaggacgaccatcactgcaacactccaccgatctggccGGAAGCCggctcagtgcaagacacataacgaagcacctaaaggactctcagactatgagaaacaagattatctggtctgaGGAAACGAATAATTAACTGTTTTGCCAAGTATCATGTCTGTAGGAAACCAgacaccactcatcacctgcacaataccatcccaacggtaaAGCATGATGGTGGAAGCATCCCGCTGTAGGGGTCTTTTTCAGCGgcggggactggtcagggatgaaggaaagctgaatgcagcaaaatacagagatatccttaaagaaaacctgctccagagttctcaggacctcagactgggccaaagcttcaccttccaacaggacaacgaccctaagcacacagccaagacaatgcaagaatggtttagggacaactctgtgaatgtccttgagtggcccagccagagcccggacttgaacctaATCGAACATCTCTGttgagacctgaaaatggctgtccacagacgctccccatccaacctgacagagcttaagAGGATccgcagagaagaatggcagaaaattccCAAATCCAAGTGACTTGAGTCTGTCATCGCTGCCAAagttgcttcaactaagtactgagttaagggtctgaatacttatgtcaatgcaatatttcagttttttctttttaatacatttgcagttatcaaaaatcagtttttgctttgtcatcatgtggtatggagtgtagattgatgtgaaataaataaagcattttagcataagactgcaacataacaaaatgtgaatgaATACTTTCTGAACGCACTGTGTGGACCATGGAGCTCTTCCTGACCTCATAAGTGTAGTTGGGGCATGAGACGAGCAGAAAGATCCAGGTAAAGGGGTTTTTAGTCGGGTACGGGATCTTCCTGGTTTTAGATCCTGCACAGGAGAGATAAACACAAACTTTAATGCTCATGATGGACTGAAAACAGCAACAGTGAATTGCAGGAAATCAACAAATTGCACAAATAACCAAAATAGTGATCACGGTTTTTTAGATGCTGGAAATGCATATGTGCATGATGCCATTAAGacagtatactatatatatatatatactgccagaggtgggtagagtagctaAAAACTGCCCTCAagtaaaattacaattactttaaaaaataattactcaaatagaagtaaaagtactaacataaataattacttgagtaacaaAGTATCCAAtttaaagagtactcaagtagtgagtaactcgttactttcacatattccattacataatacacattgaacatgtactacagaattaatattattattaatggaaattctgtcatcattcaccatcttgttgttccagtcctgtatgactttatttcttccatgcaacacaataatgtttgcctgagtcactatttactttcagtgaatgttcattttatctccatattttgaaagttaaTGGAACCTGTCTGACAGTCTCTAACATTctttctaacatattttgtgttccacagaatacagaaggtcacaggggtttggaacaacatgagggtagagaaatgatgacagaatataaaatgatggctgagctatcactttaaagggacagtacaaccaaaaattaagattatctcatcatttactcaccctcattccacccagatgtgtgacttactttcttctgctgaacacaaatgaagatttttagaagaatatttcagctctgtaggtccatacaaggcaagtgaatggtgaccagaactttgaaggtccaaaaagtgcataaaagtaatccataagactccagtagttaaatccgtgtcttcagaagagatatgacaggtgtgggtgagaaacagatcaatatttaagtcactttttGCTAGAAGTTCTTCTGTcagcccagtagggggcgatatgcagagaagaatgtgaataaccaaaaacacaagaagaagaatgtgaaagtgatctgtttcttaaccacacttctgaagatattgatttaaccactggagtcttacagattaatttatgctgcctttatgtgatttttttagcttttaagtgttggcacccattcacttgcattgtatggaccaaaagagttgagaaattcttctaaaaatcttaatttgtgttcagcagatgaaagaaagtcatacacatctggggtggcatgagggtgagtaaataatgagaattaaaatttttgggtgaacgatccctttaaaggctcttgtcagatctggatgaatttgtcaataagacaaataagagaagtttggaaacatttctattaCAATTATTACAGTCAAAACATCTGCGCGatcggcagagcaaaaggcatgtACACTTCACTTGGATTTGGACAGAAATAGCTcttgctactctccgcgatccacacaactcgccacacgccccattgagagcaagaaccactaatcaccaccacgaggaggttaccccatgtgactctaccctccctagcaaccggcccaatttggttaccccatgtgactctaccctccctagcaaccgggacaatttggttgctaaggagacctgactggagtcactcagcacgccctggattcaaactcacgactccaggtgtgatagtcaacgtcaatactcgctgagcaacctaGAAGCTGCAAttgtaatcttgaaatatccgcttgACTTGGTGCAGgacgaaactattattttttcactgtgcggagcgaagaaagtgtttcacttttgaagagcttgatgctgcagcagtgtgaacttccgctgtcgTAAACGTTCCATTCAATAATCactcaataaatatatatttttacattaagcATTCCATACATACAGAAAATATACAAACTATATACAACAGAAATAGATCGGATATTAATGGTGTACGCTATGAAAAACTTTACCTGGTGGTCGGAGATTTCTCAGGGCAATATGGATGGAGAAGTTTCCAATCTGACAGAACTGTAGCAATAATGAAAACATCAGTCCTGAGCTCAGACCTGAGATCAGCTTGAGCAGTTATATTAACACTGATCCTGAATAACTCACCAGGAATACAATAAGGGCGAGTCTGATCTGCTGTTCTCCATAGACTGCAACACAAACAAGCATGACTGGAGAACTCAACACACATTTCAAAGGGACATTCACATACAGGAAACTGCGGAGCAGTAATATTATCAGGACACCTCCATCTGATAGACACTAGTCTCAAATGTCTCAAAGTTGTGTTAAAGGCTGATCTATATTCATTTTGTATCATGGATTTCAGATTGACTCGTCCATAAACGACATGTCTCTCAGATGGTCTCTTCCTTTGTAAATGGGCAGCTCTTATCTAGAATAAGCTGCAAGTATGTGCAGAATAAGGACTCACTTGGCGGTGTGTAGAGCGGGTTGTTGATGTAATACGCCATCCAAGCAGCAAATCCCCAGTAGTATGTGCAattctgcaacacacacacacacacacacacacagatagatcGGTCCATTACTAATTTCAATCTTCATTGTGTGAAAATGTTCAACTTTCAGGAAATTCACACTGCTAAAAGTTCAAGAAACAACCAGATACCATACTGAATAATCCTTCAAGTTTTGTACATTGTTACATTTATAAGATATCATCTTTTTAACTTTGGACATTATAATTAGTAGCTGTGTTTCCATCAAAATGTTTCTCGTTTTTTTTAAGCGTATTTCTAAAAATTCAACTAAACCGTTGCgtgtttccatccactacgtcATGCCGCCTTGTGTTTATGCCGCAACTGTACCTCGTTTTCTAAAATGCTGCCAGGACATCTGATAAAATGAGGGCTGAAATGGGCTGCAATGCCCAAATGCCGCCAGCCTCTGTATATCTGGAAGCGTCGGCTCTCAAACTGTTCTGGCGgggggaggcctgggtagctcattggtaaagacgctggctaccacccctggagttagttcgctagtttgaatccagggcgtgctgagtgactccagccagttctcctaagcaaccaaattggcccggttgctagggagggtagagtcacatggggtaacctcctcgtggtcactataaagtggttcttgctctcggtggggcgtgtaacgagttgtgcgtggatgccgcggtgggtggcatgaagtctccacatgcgttacgtctccgcggtaacgtgctcaacaagtcacgtgacaagatgcgtggattgaaagGTCTCAGACGGGAAGgtagctgggattcgtcctccaccacccggattgaggcgagtcactacgccaccacgaggacttagagcgcattgggaaatcCCCACAAAAAAAACTGTTCTGGAGGATTGTGATGACATCTAGGGGTTAAACACTTCCGAATGTTAAGGATCAGtcaatgcaaatgagctgctgctccccacaccCCTTTCTGTAAGTGGGCTGTGCCTTTCCTGCTGGTCCAATGACAAACAGCTATAGTTGTCAAAAATACCACTATCGTTTCATAATCGATTTTGAATAATGGCTGGTTTTATCACACGGAAAATCTTCATTGCATGACCGCTCATGCGGGACTGTGGAGGACGTAAATCGGTTTATATCGTAACCTAAACAGAGCGACAGCTTCATTGCTATGGCATTAGCACAAGCGGCTCTAGCTAGGAGATAAATATGGCGGACTGTGCGCTGCTCGCTCAGGTTTTAATGATGGCGGATCTAAACTACTCGGGCAGATCTCTTCACCAGCCGTGGGTGGTACCTTTCCCTTTTTGACATCATAAGGGGCAGCAAACCTGAACGGCTTGTTCAAAGACACTGTTTTTGATCATAGGAGTCATTGCGCTCACCTTGAAGATGTTGCGCAGCGGCATTGTCCCATGGGAGAAGCGATGGACGAACAGTGTTTCTAGAAGTCTCTTAACGTAGTGGAAGGAGTGACACATACATGCCAAACTACAAACATCAAACACAATCAGTAGATATTAATATCATACTTCTGATATCATGGCATGgcaaataaatgtgaaaatgaagACCAATCCCAAGTACAATTACGTCAATCTAGATTATTAAtggaaaatcttaatttttaagaTGAAACAAAGTTTGACTGAAGTTGGTATGTTAAGCAGTTCAAGctaaattaattgcattttaatttatgtCTCTGTGTTTGTTGCTTTAGGGTTCAGTTGGGACTTACTGTACGACCCAGTGTTTGCTGGTAGTGAAGTCATATTTAGAAGCATAAATAAAAGGAACTCGGAAGTAAAACATCAGATAAATCAGCAGAGGTCCGGCATACTCGGTCAaaaacacctgaaacacaaagaGCAATAACACATGAGCGTTTGTATAAACACCCATGTGTTCAGTTCCTCTGCTGTAGGAAGCACATTCACATGTTTCCACAGAGGTTATATAAATATCTCAATCTCTTTCAGAGATTAGAAGTCAGGCGCTAAATGGACCAGTAAAGAGACACAAATGAACACACAGTGAATCTAACAGAGACACGTGCAAATGCACATAATAAACACTATATTGACAGGATTAACTCATTAAAGGCCAGTttcttcaaacaaacaaacaaacaaacaaacctgagtttggtttgttctctgcGAATTGACtaaacagctggagtttcacttactgccccctgctgaaaacaggtggtacttcaagcttgaattgcaccgatggtaggaatattcctgaTTACACTCCGGCCGACATGATTCATTGCATTCATTATTTTTCTTACACATCATCTTTTAGATAATTAATTGGACTGATTGAACCCTAATGATAAGGAATGAATGACGTCTCCAAATGTTTGACTGGTACAATATGTCAGTGACGCTTTCTATGAGTgtatgagatgtgtgtgtgtttgtgtggtctcTACCGTGACCCAGCTGATCTGGGCTCCCAGGTCTCTGAAGTAGAAGGTTGCTGTTGTTCCCACAGGCAGGTGCTGCAGCACGTCTTCATCCTTCAATGACTTCCCCTCTGCAGCACAAGCCCACAGCCAAATGTCAACTAATTTAAACCCTCATTTCAACAAAAATATGCCCTAGCAAACACTTAGTGGCAAGTGCATAGCAATGCACCGATACGATATTCGATTACAACAACAACTGCAGATACCGATAGTTTGGTTCTGATTTTTTAATGTTACCCTGTTTCAAATGACTGATAATTTATTACACACCTGAATTAGCCACAAACACATCATATTTGTGAAGTTCTTGCAGTGCAATACTTATTTGTCACCCAATTCAATGTCATTCCACACAAGATACATTTAGGAGTTGTTAGTTTAAGGTTAATTGTCCAATGCATTTTTACGACCACTTCTGACAGGAAATAACCGTCCCTGATCATTAGCGGTTTTTAAACAATCGTCCAATGTCCAACACACCGGTGCATTTCTACTGAATAACCACATcttcaaaacagaaacaaatctTTTGATCAAGTGTTACTCTTAGATTTGGATTTGAAGTGTAGTAGAAGTCTGCAAGAACTTTCGAATCTCTTCTCATATTAACTATAAAACTCTGGTTCAATCACAGCATTTCTGAGAACATCAACTCAAGTGTTTTCATGATGAGGAAGTTCAGAACATACTGGCATCCAAGCGAATGGACTGTCTGGCCGGATACCACTGTGGATCTGAAACAAACACATAAGAGATAATAAATACTAAAgaacagtatacactcacctaaaggattattaggaacacatactaatactgtgtttgaccccctttcaccttcagaactgccttaattctacgtggcattgattcaacaaggtgctgaaagcattctttagaaatgttggcccatattgataggatagcatcttgcagttgatggagatttgtgggatgcacatccagggcacgaagctcccgttccaccacatcccaaagatgctctattgggttgagatctggtgactgtggggccattttagtacagtgaactcattgtcatgttcaagaaaccaatttgaaatgattcgagctttgtgacatggtgcattatcctgctggaagtagccatcagaggatgggtacatggtggccataaagggatggacatggtcagaaacaatgctcaggtaggccgtggcatttaaacgatgcccaattggcactaaggggcctaaagtgtgccaagaaaacatcccccacacattacaccaccaccaccagcctgcacagtggtaacaaggcatgatggatccatgttctcattctgtttacgccaaattctgactctaccatctgaatgtctcaacagaaatcgagactcatcagaccaggcaacatttttccagtcttcaactgtccaattttggtgagctcttgcaaattgtagcctctttttcctatttgtagtggagatgagtggtacccggtggggtcttctgctgttgtagcccatccgcctcaaggttgtgcgtgttgtggcttcacaaatgctttgctgcatacctcggttgtagcgagtggttatttcaggcaaagttgctcttctatcagcttgaatcagtcggcccattctcctctgacctctagcatcaacaaggcattttcagcccacaggactgccgcatactggatgttttcccttttcacaccattctttgtaaaccctagaaatggttgtgcgtgaaaatcccagtaactgagcagattgtgaaatactc
This DNA window, taken from Xyrauchen texanus isolate HMW12.3.18 chromosome 5, RBS_HiC_50CHRs, whole genome shotgun sequence, encodes the following:
- the LOC127644359 gene encoding very-long-chain enoyl-CoA reductase-like isoform X2; its protein translation is MKHYEVEILDAKTKDKLCFLDKVEPNATIGEIKSMFHKNHPQWYPARQSIRLDAKGKSLKDEDVLQHLPVGTTATFYFRDLGAQISWVTVFLTEYAGPLLIYLMFYFRVPFIYASKYDFTTSKHWVVHLACMCHSFHYVKRLLETLFVHRFSHGTMPLRNIFKNCTYYWGFAAWMAYYINNPLYTPPIYGEQQIRLALIVFLFCQIGNFSIHIALRNLRPPGSKTRKIPYPTKNPFTWIFLLVSCPNYTYELGSWLGFTLMTQCLPVAAFTLVGFIQMTVWAKGKHHSYLKEFRDYPKLRSPILPFIL
- the LOC127644359 gene encoding very-long-chain enoyl-CoA reductase-like isoform X1, which produces MDTLALEATQPKKAPNGALAGVPGSHTPAKRKPAKKTKKAVVFFEVEILDAKTKDKLCFLDKVEPNATIGEIKSMFHKNHPQWYPARQSIRLDAKGKSLKDEDVLQHLPVGTTATFYFRDLGAQISWVTVFLTEYAGPLLIYLMFYFRVPFIYASKYDFTTSKHWVVHLACMCHSFHYVKRLLETLFVHRFSHGTMPLRNIFKNCTYYWGFAAWMAYYINNPLYTPPIYGEQQIRLALIVFLFCQIGNFSIHIALRNLRPPGSKTRKIPYPTKNPFTWIFLLVSCPNYTYELGSWLGFTLMTQCLPVAAFTLVGFIQMTVWAKGKHHSYLKEFRDYPKLRSPILPFIL